In Paenibacillus sonchi, a single genomic region encodes these proteins:
- a CDS encoding FG-GAP repeat domain-containing protein codes for MEIKILMKNKCGFNMIIKTHIFVIVLFIVSSTPILANAQTVEEMYKLFANNGYLYSYDQTGRLTDYQNQSSVAKYKYDLNGNILSKKTLSRTLNQWQLGNGVGSNSQFVSDVNGDGKSDGVLFFKDSGSWYVSLSNGQQFTSYQKWIAGHGVGSGHQFLADADGDGKADAVIENNGSWYVALSNGSGFEGYKLWISGHGVGANALFLSDVNGDGKADAVIENSGNWYVALSTGKGFEAYSKWISGHGVGATKEFLTDVNGDKRADAVVFFENEGSWYVSLSNGKSFLEYKRWISGHGVGSEEQLLADVNGDGRSDAVIVNHGNWYVSLSTGSDFKSYEKWLSESTLEPGIYSIMDVNGDGKGDIAHYIVDSGEWRIALSNGQLFVNYKDWSLENGAARYAQFVSDVNGDGKSDGVLFFKDSGSWYVSHSNGQQSTSYQKWIAGHGIGSGHQFLADVDGDGKADAVIENNGSWYVALSNGSGFEGYKLWISGHGVGANALFLSDVNGDGKADAVIENSGNWYVALSTGKGFEAYSKWISGHGVGATKEFLTDVNGDKRADAVVFFENEGSWYVSLSNGKSFLEYKRWISGHGVGSEEQILADVNGDGRSDAVIVNHANWYVSISDGERFTSYDIWISGYGFGSKSYLLADIDGDHKAEAIVIYPNESWYVWDYS; via the coding sequence ATGGAGATAAAGATATTAATGAAAAATAAATGCGGATTTAACATGATAATAAAGACGCATATTTTTGTGATCGTATTATTTATTGTATCTTCAACACCAATTTTAGCAAATGCTCAAACTGTAGAAGAAATGTATAAGTTATTTGCTAATAATGGATATCTTTATTCTTACGATCAGACAGGTCGTTTAACGGATTATCAAAATCAAAGCTCAGTCGCCAAATATAAATATGATTTAAATGGTAACATTTTAAGCAAGAAAACACTCTCAAGAACATTGAACCAGTGGCAATTAGGAAATGGAGTTGGCTCCAATTCTCAATTCGTATCGGATGTAAATGGAGATGGAAAGTCAGACGGGGTTTTATTTTTTAAAGATAGTGGAAGTTGGTATGTTTCACTCTCCAATGGTCAGCAATTTACAAGTTACCAAAAATGGATAGCTGGACATGGCGTAGGATCTGGGCATCAATTTCTAGCAGATGCGGATGGCGATGGAAAGGCAGATGCTGTCATAGAGAATAATGGAAGCTGGTATGTGGCGTTGTCCAATGGTAGCGGGTTTGAAGGCTATAAATTATGGATTTCCGGTCATGGCGTAGGAGCCAATGCATTATTCCTATCGGACGTGAATGGAGATGGAAAAGCGGATGCGGTAATAGAAAATAGCGGAAATTGGTATGTGGCCCTTTCAACGGGCAAAGGCTTTGAGGCGTACAGTAAATGGATTTCTGGGCACGGTGTAGGAGCGACAAAGGAATTTCTAACAGATGTGAATGGAGATAAAAGAGCGGATGCTGTTGTCTTTTTTGAAAATGAGGGATCGTGGTACGTTTCATTATCCAATGGTAAAAGCTTCCTTGAGTACAAACGTTGGATTTCCGGTCATGGGGTTGGATCAGAAGAACAATTATTAGCGGATGTGAATGGTGACGGGAGGTCGGATGCGGTCATTGTTAATCATGGAAATTGGTATGTTTCTTTATCCACGGGTAGTGATTTTAAATCATATGAAAAGTGGTTGTCGGAGAGTACCTTGGAGCCAGGTATCTATAGCATTATGGACGTGAATGGTGACGGGAAAGGGGATATAGCTCATTACATCGTAGATAGTGGAGAATGGAGAATTGCTCTGTCAAATGGTCAATTGTTTGTAAACTATAAGGACTGGTCATTAGAGAATGGGGCTGCGAGATATGCTCAATTCGTATCGGATGTAAATGGAGACGGAAAGTCAGACGGGGTTTTATTTTTTAAAGATAGTGGAAGTTGGTATGTTTCACACTCCAATGGTCAGCAATCTACAAGTTACCAAAAATGGATAGCTGGACATGGCATAGGATCTGGGCATCAATTTCTAGCAGATGTGGATGGCGATGGAAAGGCAGATGCTGTCATAGAGAATAATGGAAGCTGGTATGTGGCGTTGTCCAATGGTAGCGGGTTTGAAGGCTATAAATTATGGATTTCCGGTCATGGCGTAGGAGCCAATGCATTATTCCTATCGGACGTGAATGGAGATGGAAAAGCGGATGCGGTAATAGAAAATAGCGGAAATTGGTATGTGGCCCTTTCAACGGGCAAAGGCTTTGAGGCGTACAGCAAATGGATTTCTGGGCACGGTGTAGGAGCGACAAAGGAATTTCTAACAGATGTGAATGGAGATAAGAGAGCGGATGCTGTTGTCTTTTTTGAAAATGAGGGATCGTGGTACGTTTCATTATCCAATGGTAAAAGCTTCCTTGAGTACAAACGTTGGATTTCCGGTCATGGGGTTGGATCAGAAGAACAAATATTAGCGGATGTGAATGGTGACGGGAGGTCAGATGCGGTCATTGTTAATCATGCAAATTGGTATGTTTCTATATCAGACGGTGAGAG